The following coding sequences lie in one Xiphias gladius isolate SHS-SW01 ecotype Sanya breed wild chromosome 24, ASM1685928v1, whole genome shotgun sequence genomic window:
- the LOC120786440 gene encoding sperm acrosome membrane-associated protein 4-like — protein MNNFWKSVTVLSAFIAAAHCLSCRQCSLGIFGTCLFGSDVNCNNATESCYRGEAQFNATGTLTLHIRGCLDSDLCGKTLTGSIVGAGYTSSFQCCTTDLCNGATSVQISLTLALCAAILSALWGTWEL, from the exons ATGAATAACTTTTGGAAATCAGTGACTGTCCTGAGTGCTTTCATCGCAGCAG CACATTGCCTGAGCTGTCGTCAGTGTTCTCTTGGTATATTTGGGACATGCCTGTTTGGAAGCGACGTCAACTGTAATAATGCGACTGAGAGCTGTTATCGTGGAGAAGCAC AGTTCAATGCTACAGGGACCCTCACCCTGCACATCCGCGGCTGCCTGGACTCAGACCTGTGTGGGAAGACGCTGACCGGCAGCATCGTGGGCGCTGGTTACACCAGCAGTTTCCAGTGTTGTACCACAGATCTGTGTAACGGAGCCACCTCTGTCCAAATCTCCCTGACCCTGGCCCTGTGTGCTGCCATCCTGTCGGCTCTGTGGGGCACCTGGGAGTTGTAG